The DNA region aaaaaagaaaggcttgtTGGTATATCCTATGAAATCCATTGAGCTATTGCATCACTTCAACTTTCAAGATTTGAGATTTGTCTCCTGTACATTACTCCCTGGTAATTCAATTCCATGACTTTTCTCAAGCACTACTTGAAACTTTTGAATATCATCACTTTCAAACAAGTTGACAACCCCCATGACCTTATTTATAGATTTTCAATACCACATTACATCATTATGTTAGTTGTATGTTATTGTGTAATCATACTTTATTTGATCACATGGTTCCTACTAAGTGAAttacaatttatttgtattttgtaggAATGACACATATAACAACATTAAGATTATGGTACTAATTACATAGTATCTGGGAagcaataattataaaattgaatttatatgagagaaaagtataaaataatttgGCTAACTGAAATTAAATTGAATAAGTCTGCTAAGATCACCTAGTTAAACCAATTAATAGTTGAAATTCAGCTCCAGTATTAAATCTTAGGaaaatatattccatatttttaaatttctgagggattatttggcttattttcttaaaagaaaattgataATAGAAAGTGTTTCATGCTTATTTTAAAGTAACAGAAGTAAAACATTGCATCAAAGAATACTCACAATTTAACATCTGTTTAAAGAGAAAAAGGTATTTCCATTGTAGGATGACCTACTTACTTGGAAATATTCACAAATGAAACAATGTTTCAGTGGGCCTCAAATTCTTGTTTTATATCCATGCACATCCTTCTGTGTAAAAATCTGCTAGTTCTtccaaaaaataatacatttatacaATGTAAaaacataattatataaaatataatacagcATTAGTTAGCTGGCATGTAAAGATAAAAAATTCTAGGCATGATCATTATGTATTTGTCTAGCTGTAACTGACAAAAATCATCACATATGCTATTCCAGGAGGTCTTATGTAGTTCAGCTATCGAATTTCACTATCTTTCTCCAACCCAGTGATATCACTTAGCAAatgacataaaattctattgttctTATAATAACTATGTTTCCAACCCTTCAAACTCTAAGATACAACATGTATAGTAGGATTCCCCTTCAACAAGGTCTGATTGTATCTCATAAATGCTTTCAAAATGAGTCTCTAAAGCATGTCAGGTGCTGTCTATTCTGCTCTTCATACCAATTTGCTAGTGAAGTACTTAGACAAAAACCTATTTTTAGAGAGTTTTTCCAGACCTCTGGTAGAAACAATACTTTCATTATGTTGGACAGAAGACAGATATTAAAATAGATACTTGAATATGGGAAGTATGTTCGTGAATACAGTTAGCAGTCAATAGAGAATAAAAGCTGGTCAGAACCATCAGTATTATTAAGGTCTCTTAACTCTTCAACTAGTGACACTGAAAACTTCGGACCTGGATAGGTCTTTGGCTTTGCTGCAAATTGAATCAATGGAACCAAGAAAATAGATGTGCTCTTTATGTATCAGTGGTCAAACTGAACTGTTACATATCCAAAGAAAATCATGCAATTGAACAGAAAGTACATAAAAGGAGGCTCAATATTATAAATCATTAGGAAAATATATTATCATTCCAACCCCTCTCTCATTAGAAAGACCATTTTCACTAAAATCTCTACAGGTTGCATGGAATTTGAAGCCAGTATAGTTCAGTTAAAGattctatgaagaaaaatatgataatagataataacctaaaaattaaaaatgtaaaacctcACCTAATTTAACAattatatttctttgtatatGTTACAAAAATGTGAAAGCAGAGacacaaaaatatttcaataccATGTTCAAAGCCAAATTACATGCAAttgataaaatatataaacaatgaaacagatgaatggataaattagAATCGATATATAAAATGGCATACTATTGATCTTGATGATAGAAATAAATTCTGACACATGCCACAAGATGGATCAACCTTGAAGACCTCAGATTAAGGGAAGTAAAATGTCCACTAGCAGAGAAATGTTGCATGATTCCATAAAGACAGAAAGTATACCTATTGTTACCAGGGGTGGGgaactaaaataaattaaaaggtcTAGAAATGGACATTGATGGTGACATCGAACTATATCTATACTTAATGTCATAGAATTATGCACTTAAAATTGGATAAAATGGTTATCTATGTATTATGTCTGCTTTACCACAATAAAAAGGCAGTGCTAATATGGAATGTATTGAGGGAGAATTTAATCATGAGAATGTAGCTAGGCACTAAATTAAATTACCAACAGGAGTTCTTTTGCTAACTTCAGTGAACTTTAAGATtgtttttttatagttttaaggAGAAATTATTATATCAGAAATGTTAAAGCACATACAAAGTAGATCTTGAAGATCTCTTCATTAAGCCAATTGCTAAGGCAAATTAGAGTAAATGTCCAATTACTTCTCAAAGtacaatttatttaaattaatatttctctAAGCTTGAAGAATTTAAAGTTATTTACTGGAGAAAATTCTAAGAGCCATTTCTCACTGAGCTCTTACTACAAAATCACAAAGCCTGGCTTCCCTGGCACACTGAAAGACAAGCATGTTATTTGATTCTTTTCAGACTTTAATTTCTCTGGACATTTGAGGCAGACAAATGAAAATCATCTGTAGAGAGTACTTCCTCTAACTAGACTAATGAATATGAGCATGCAAAATCACAAAACCATGAGAAAAATCTAACAAGAACTAGGTGAAACTATAGCAAAATTAGACTAAAAGATGAAGTCATTAGAGAAGTTAAAAGTGgtaaaatatagggctgggaatatggcctagtggcaagagtgcttgccttgtatacatgaagccctgggttcaattccccagaaccacatatatacaaaatggccagaagtggcgctgtggctcaagtggctgagtgctaaccttgagcacaaagaagccagggacagtgctcaggccctgagtccaagaccaggactggtaaaaaaaaaaaagtggtaaaatATAGACAAATTGACTTGTTGTGTTTGTTTAAAGAAATACCAGAAGAGATTAAGCGGAAAGTGATTTTGAAAATAGCCaaggaaatttaaataaatgaagcaaaaatgaataatttgcagaaataaaatttatgtaTCAATATTAAAATCTCAAAGATATGTTTAATACCAGCTGCACATTAATATATACTTCATTTACTAAAAGATAATTATAAAGGAATTATTTACAATGAGGCATATAAGGCACAAAGAAAGCATTCAAAATACTATGAAGTTAAATAATACAGACAACATCATGAGAAAGACTACTTTCTTATTGGATTTGAACATGAGAATGACAGAAAAACATAGCTTAAAACACTTTCAGAGAACTACAGGAGCAAATAAGAATTTTACTTTCATTAGCATTAtagtaaaacaaaatcaaatctcTACAATGTTTCAAAGAATatagggaaaaattaaaaattatgttcGTAGAGTAGTGTTAATTCTTTAATAGCAAGGCTAGTATTTAGTAGTGCATCCCTGGCACTACTTaccattattttaaatgataattacAAATTTTATTTAGAACGTTACTAGTTATCATATAAAATAgcataaataaacattttaattgtgCTGAAGGATGCTTCAAAAATTAAGTATAAACTATATACTTCTATTTATATACAATTCCAGAAAGTGTATATTAACAAGCAATGACAGGAAAAATATTAGTGATTACCTGAATAATAGATGGCCAAGCAGGAAGACTTATAACAAAAGTATAAACAAATTTAAGTTGAATTTAGATAGTTTGATAGTTTATAGTATTTGATAGTTTTTCAGCTATTTCCACATGGCGGAATTTAAAATTTACCCTTAAGTACATTCATTTAATGCTcaaatattatattaaaaatctgatacaaaggaattctttttctttaaatttcttatGTTCTAGGCAGTTTTAAAAGCCAGATTAACAAATCAAAGCTCATATTTAGACCCAAAGTTATCAGTTAATTTTAGAAAAAGGAAACCACAATGTACTTTAAAAATCtgcatttgtaaatatttatgaaaaagttGAAGAAAAATTAAGTATGTCTATCTTACAAATATTGATATAGACatgctttataaaatatttttaaaactaaaataagaatatttgaaacaatgtattaatttttattatgtttgttCCAAGATTAGTGtagattgttttaaaaatagggtattaattcatttaaataaatacagtATAGGTAAACATAtactgcttttattcttttttttttttttttttttttttggccagtcctgggccttggactccgggcctgagcactgtcccgctcaaggctagcactctgccacttgagccacagcgcgcttctggccgttttctgtatatgtggtgctggggaatcgaacctagggcctcgtgtatccgaggcaggcactcttgccactaggctatatccccagcccctgcttttattCTTGACAGACATTCTCAGATATCATTTGATAAAATTTAATGAATATTAGTGATAGACAtttttagcaaaagaaaaatggaaggtagTCTTTTAACCCTTACAATGGATATCTTTCAAAACTTCTTCACAACATCAaccaaaaatagaataaaagtgattatattcattttaaattgaGGAAACAAAGTTGTCTTGTTATTTCTGTTAATCAATGTGCTGTAAGTTAAGAAGATATGATATAAGAAATGAAAGCTAACTGAgcactggtatctcatgcctataatcctaactgctcagaaagctgtgatctgagtatcacagctcaaagcagcctgggcaggaaagcctgtgagactcttatctccaattaaccaccagaaaacccacagTGGCACtgggactcaagtagtagagcactagccttgagcagaagaactcaaggacagtgcccaggttcaagccccatgactgaccaaaaaaaaagaaaagaaaagaaagctaaacATCAAACTTAGTCACAGATTATAACTATGTAATCAAAATATGATAGTACAAATACAAATGAGTATAATTAATTTTCAGTTTACCAAAATTTATAAACAACCTTCAAAAAATCTTCAAACAACAGTCATGATCTCTTGTTGCTATTTTAAATTGAGTATATAatgaataaagtttaaaaataatatacagaaaTAGGATAATGGGAAGATTTAGGTTGAAGCATATAAGTAACAGTGTTAGAGGCTATTTTTCAATATCCTTATTATACTCTTATCTTGAAACATTTCCAGATGCAACAGAAAATATTAGGAACCTCACATTTGATGATCCTAAATATTTACCTaggaagtaagaaaaataataaaaaatatttatgtagTGTATTTTTATGCTTATGTTATATCTTAATTTTTGATTGTGTATACATCTACTATATTTACACAGTTCATTATCTGTCCTAAAATGTCATTATTGTAACAGTTAATGatcaaaactaaaaccaaaatacttccaagaattttttttcctcaaaatatcctggggcttgaactcaggtcctgggtgctgttcctgagcctctttgtgctcaagtctaccactctaccactttagccacagctgtCTTTTTCTGAATactatattggagataagagtctcacagatttacattcctgggctggcttggaagtccaaacttcagatctcagcctcctgagtagctcagattagagatgtgagccaccagagcccagctccaagGAGAATTTTTAAtgggatattttaaaatttcttatccTGTTTTTATAGTCTAAGTGCTGAATATAGCTCATAAAATTCAAGGAAAATAGTACTGAATTCTAGGTAAATATTAACATGTatttagataaaaataatttgtattatacttttatttatatattttttgccctGTCCTGaggttgggactcagggcctgagcactgtccctggcttccttttgctcaaggctagcactctacctcttgagccacagcaccacttctagccttttctgtttatgtggtgctaaggaataaaacctagggtttcatgcatcctacgcaagcactctaccactaagccacattcccagctcctgattatacttttaaaaataacattttattggccatgtttcattgggtctggctcatttcacttagtataattttttcgaagtccttccattgccttacaaatggggcaatgccattctttctgatagaggcataaaattccattgtgtatatgtaacacattttcctgacccattcatctactgaggggcatctgggttggttccagattctagctatgacaaattgtggtgcgatgaacattgttgttctggtggcttcagtgtgattatgtttgtggtcttttggatagatgcccaaaagtggggctgctgggtcataggggagttctatgtttagccttctgagaaatctccatactgcttgccagaatggctgaacaagtttacattcccaccaacaatgaagtagagttcccttttggccacatcccctccaacagttgttattgttagttttcttgatataggacattcttgctggggtgagatagaatctcaatgttgttttgatttgcatttcttttatggccagtgatgtagagcatttttcatatgcctcttggtcattctcatttcctcatcagagaagtcgctttttaagtctctagcccacttgatgagggggctattggttctttgcggtattgttttggatgaaggtaatttttttagttctgcatatattttagatatgaggcctttgtctgttgaattgccggtaaagatcttctcccaatctgtgggatttctgtttatcttgcgagctatgtcctttgccctgcagaagctctgtagttcgatgtagtcccatttgtccaacctttctcccttataggaaataattagcacaggtttaggcaagtcaaagtagaggatcacaggagcccaatagctatacccttatgaacatataagataatgctaagtgaaatgaactccctgttatggaaatgattgttatatcacagttttaaatactttcaacgtgccatatgtaactgtagcctctattattgatgatattcctgtatcatcttcctgtggttgtacctacactatctttgtatcttatctgagtatattggaaaccaggtatactggtattagaaccaggagattggaagggaataccaaaatcgagaggcacagggtaaaaaaagacaaacaactacaaaagcaatactgtttggtgaaaatgaactgaactgaacaactcctgggggggagggggaagggaaagagggagggggagggggaaatgagggacgaggtaacaaacagtacaagaaatgtatccaatgcctaatgtatgaaactgtaacctctctgtaattcagtttgataataaaaatatatataaataacattttattttataaaactgtttagttatattattttcaacacatatataaagtactttgaacATATTTATCTGCTATACACTAGTTATCTTATCTTGCTCTCATTTGATTCCCTCCAGTTTGCCCCACACAGAATGGCATTCACCAAtacaataatcaacaaaaaataacaacatttTTAAGTCTTCCCATGACAGAACATGGCTAACCTTGAAGCTTCATTTCTTACctgtaattattttatatattgtttatttGTGTTGTCATTTCTATGGTCTGTCTAATGAATTGTGAATGTAAAAGCTTCATATACATTACTTAATAGAAATTGGCAGTCTTCATCTAAATTTGTTGTTAACCAAGGTCTCTACTTCGGGATTTCAGCTACTTAAAGCTTCCTTCACCTTAGTGTACTGCCCTAGCTTCATGTCTTACCATATAAGGAGTGCAGGAGGCTCAGAAACCCCGCCCCACACTGAGCCTGAGGACAACCGTTGTCATAGCTGCATTGTTATGTAACTGGCAAATACCCTGAAAAATGTGCCTCCAGCTGgcactgaaccaccagaaagcagacAACATCCATGGGGTAAGGACAAAAGTATTCTGGTAGATAAAGCCAGCCTCCCACTTTCACCGGGGCAAGAAGTTTAAAGCTTTAGAAATCTTGGGGCTTTTGAAGTACCAGAAACATCCATTAAGCAGAAAGCATCCTTAATACTCTTGGTGAATTTTGCTGAAGTGTACATCAGCGGCAGACATGTTTAATTCACGTCTTTTGGATGTTCCAGCTGTAATTTTTGACAACGGATCGGGATTATGTAAAGTTGGCCTCTCGGGAGAGATTGGACCCCGTCATGTCATCAACTCGGTGGTGGGTCACCCGAAATTCAGCATACCTTCAGCAAGAGCAAATCGTAAAAGGTACATTGTAGGTAAAGAAGCCCAGAACAGATATGATAGCTTGTATTTGCACTACCCCATTGAGCGTGGGCTTATAACCCGATGGGATGACATGGAGAAACTCTGGTACAATCTTTTTGCTTTGAAACTAAAAGTTAGACCCACGGAACAGCCAGTGCTGATTACAGAACATTCATTGAACCCAAGGAATATTAGGGAGAAAACTGCCGAAATTATGTTTGAAAAATTTGGGGTTCCTGCATTGTACCTGCTCAACCATGCTGTAGGAGCACTCTCTGCTACTGGCCTTGTTACCGGCCTGGTATTGGACAGTGGTGATGGTGTCACTTCTACTGTCCCCATTTATGAGGGCTACTCTCTGCCTCATTCCATCTCCACGCTCTATGTGGCAGGGAGGGATATAACTGAGCACCTCATAAGGCTCCTCCTATCTCGAGGATATATCTTCCCGTGTCTTCTCAACAAAGCAGTGGTGGatgacttaaaagaaaaactctgcTTTGTCAGCTTGGAGCCTAACCAAGAATATCAAAACAGACAGCACGAATTCTACAGACACTACAAATTGCCAGATGGGAATGTCATCCACATTGGGGACCATCTGCGCAGGGTTCCGGAGGTTCTTTTTGCCCCAGGGAGGCTAGGAACACATGACCCAGGACTTCCTAAAATGGTCTGTAACAGTGTTGAGAAGTGTGACCCTGACATCCAGAAGCAACTCTTTGAAGAGATCGTATTCTCTGGAGGCAACACTCTCTTCCCAGGTTTAGAGGAAAGGCTCATGAAGGATCTGGAACCACTAGTTCCCATGGGAACCCCACTAAAGATAACAGCTTCTCCAGACAGATGTTTCTCTTCCTGGATTGGTGCATCCGTCCTGACATGTTTGAGCACTTTCAAGCAGAGATGGGTCACCTCTGCCGAATTCAAGGAATTTGGGAAGTCTGTTGTtcagagaaaatgtttttaaagaacacAGCACTTAGGTTTCAGTTTAAATTGCAAGATAATCAGGACTACCGGGGTCGTTCAGTAGAAGGTTCAATAAAAGTGTTGTCTCATTTCAGCTTTCAGCTCTTTCTTTTAGTTCTAGATTTACTTACCACATATGTCATGAATTTTTAAGTGATTGTATTCTACCCTTCTTTTCTTATAAATAGCtaagtttttcttttgaaaaaaaattttaggtATGCTATTCATCCATGTACAGGGTATTCAGCAATAGATTAATCTCTAGCCTAGAATCTCAATCCAACTGGAGTTTCTGCAGTTGTATTATTTTAACTTGCTGTCTTTTATAGGTTTGGTGCTGATAATAATCAGAGAATGTATGTACTGGGCGTATAATTAGTAGTAAAATTGTCATTTCATCTTTTAGTAATTaagaaattatttccatttgATGGGTCTTTAATATAATGGATTTCTTTCTCTGATATGGAATAAGTCAGGTGTTCTTGAGGAAGAATATTGTGTACAggaatttttatttgttgaaggTTTTCCCAACTCCACATTTCTGCTCTCATTCAAGGAA from Perognathus longimembris pacificus isolate PPM17 chromosome 28, ASM2315922v1, whole genome shotgun sequence includes:
- the LOC125343839 gene encoding actin-related protein T1-like → MFNSRLLDVPAVIFDNGSGLCKVGLSGEIGPRHVINSVVGHPKFSIPSARANRKRYIVGKEAQNRYDSLYLHYPIERGLITRWDDMEKLWYNLFALKLKVRPTEQPVLITEHSLNPRNIREKTAEIMFEKFGVPALYLLNHAVGALSATGLVTGLVLDSGDGVTSTVPIYEGYSLPHSISTLYVAGRDITEHLIRLLLSRGYIFPCLLNKAVVDDLKEKLCFVSLEPNQEYQNRQHEFYRHYKLPDGNVIHIGDHLRRVPEVLFAPGRLGTHDPGLPKMVCNSVEKCDPDIQKQLFEEIVFSGGNTLFPGLEERLMKDLEPLVPMGTPLKITASPDRCFSSWIGASVLTCLSTFKQRWVTSAEFKEFGKSVVQRKCF